A genome region from Gadus macrocephalus chromosome 15, ASM3116895v1 includes the following:
- the LOC132473049 gene encoding ras-related protein Rab-7L1-like isoform X1: MTEYLLKVLVVGDGNVGKSSFVHRYVNGQFNKDYKMTMGVDFSMKLLPWTDTEKVRLQLWDIAGQERFISMTRIYYKGTSGCVIMFDVTNLDSFQSCRVWKQDLDSKAMLPDGNPIPCILLANKCDLPSRVVSTEFIGRFSKENGFVAWMETSVKDNKNISEAIRRLVEEILSMQCDLQQTGDVNHLLDPQLDPNTGCC, encoded by the exons ATGACCGAGTACTTGTTGAAAGTCTTGGTTGTCGGTGATGGGAATGTGGGGAAGTCGTCCTTTGTCCATCGCTATGTCAACGGGCAGTTCAACAAAGACTACAAGATGACTATGGGAG TGGATTTCTCTATGAAGTTGCTACcctggacagacacagagaaagtcAGACTGCAGCTGTGGGACATTGCAG gccAGGAGCGGTTCATCTCCATGACCAGGATCTACTATAAAGGCACGTCGGGCTGCGTCATCATGTTTGACGTCACAAACCTGGACAGCTTCCAGAGCTGCAGAGTGTGGAAGCAGGACCTGGACAGCAAGGCCATGCTGCCGGACGGGAACCCAATACCCTGCATTCTTCTGGCTAATAAG TGTGATCTACCCTCAAGGGTGGTGTCGACCGAGTTCATCGGTAGGTTTAGTAAGGAGAATGGATTTGTGGCGTGGATGGAGACTTCTGTGAAGGACAACAAAAACATCTCAGAGGCTATCAG GAGGTTGGTGGAGGAGATTCTGTCCATGCAGTGCGACCTACAACAGACCGGTGATGTCAATCATCTACTGGACCCCCAGCTGGACCCCAACACCGGGTGCTGCTGA
- the LOC132473049 gene encoding ras-related protein Rab-7L1-like isoform X2 produces the protein MTEYLLKVLVVGDGNVGKSSFVHRYVNGQFNKDYKMTMGGQERFISMTRIYYKGTSGCVIMFDVTNLDSFQSCRVWKQDLDSKAMLPDGNPIPCILLANKCDLPSRVVSTEFIGRFSKENGFVAWMETSVKDNKNISEAIRRLVEEILSMQCDLQQTGDVNHLLDPQLDPNTGCC, from the exons ATGACCGAGTACTTGTTGAAAGTCTTGGTTGTCGGTGATGGGAATGTGGGGAAGTCGTCCTTTGTCCATCGCTATGTCAACGGGCAGTTCAACAAAGACTACAAGATGACTATGGGAG gccAGGAGCGGTTCATCTCCATGACCAGGATCTACTATAAAGGCACGTCGGGCTGCGTCATCATGTTTGACGTCACAAACCTGGACAGCTTCCAGAGCTGCAGAGTGTGGAAGCAGGACCTGGACAGCAAGGCCATGCTGCCGGACGGGAACCCAATACCCTGCATTCTTCTGGCTAATAAG TGTGATCTACCCTCAAGGGTGGTGTCGACCGAGTTCATCGGTAGGTTTAGTAAGGAGAATGGATTTGTGGCGTGGATGGAGACTTCTGTGAAGGACAACAAAAACATCTCAGAGGCTATCAG GAGGTTGGTGGAGGAGATTCTGTCCATGCAGTGCGACCTACAACAGACCGGTGATGTCAATCATCTACTGGACCCCCAGCTGGACCCCAACACCGGGTGCTGCTGA